In one window of Gossypium arboreum isolate Shixiya-1 chromosome 4, ASM2569848v2, whole genome shotgun sequence DNA:
- the LOC108457665 gene encoding uncharacterized protein LOC108457665 isoform X1 translates to MFMFPSFETSSKKRSSWFKSRQLIAVTVLRKLARTVCIHWCYKRTMLGSREVDDLSDLKQAILGACLSECVGGDRSGVDDLIEQGHQSKPPQKCLGKRASLSTTVSPPEYDVDEIETSLRWLFSEDLAQSSWSCSASFPTPLKLVSALKGSRQKQGLPTKELTVTWAPDVYDPLPTSVLHTVRGKKQQKLKKNSDKKKKGKKWHKGNNSLRGGGKDNKQFHRGGGSLDKWYNYKPLELHGTVVNDASGNLDGFKVGSTDPYCGTSYLKNSLTRMHYSVAEAL, encoded by the exons ATGTTTATGTTCCCATCGTTTGAAACATCTTCAAAAAAGCGATCGTCGTG GTTTAAATCTCGTCAACTGATCGCTGTAACCGTCTTAAGAAAG CTAGCTAGGACTGTTTGTATTCATTGGTGTTATAAAAGGACCATGTTGGGTTCCCGAGAGGTAGATGATTTGAGTGACCTTAAACAGGCAATACTTGGTGCTTGTTTGAGTGAATGTGTTGGGGGTGATAGGAGTGGTGTGGACGATTTAATTGAGCAAGGACATCAAAGCAAACCTCCACAGAAGTGTTTAGGCAAGCGTGCCTCATTATCTACTACAGTCTCTCCTCCTGAGTATGATGTTGATGAAATCGAAACTTCATTGAGGTGGCTATTCTCAGAGGATTTGGCGCAGTCATCTTGGTCCTGTTCCGCTTCTTTCCCT ACTCCATTGAAGCTAGTGTCTGCCCTCAAAGGTAGCCGTCAAAAACAGGGATTACCGACAAAGGAGCTGACAGTGACATGGGCCCCTGATGTTTATGATCCTCTGCCAACATCCGTTTTGCACACAGTTAGAGGCAAAAAGCAGCAGAAGTTGAAGAAGAACAGTGATaagaagaaaaaaggaaagaaatggcACAAGGGAAACAACTCCTTGCGTGGTGGTGGTAAAGACAACAAACAGTTTCACAGAGGTGGTGGGAGTTTGGATAAGTGGTATAACTACAAACCACTTGAGCTTCATGGTACGGTAGTCAACGATGCCTCAGGCAACCTTGATGGTTTTAAGGTTGGCAGTACAGACCCCTACTGTGGGACTAGTTATCTGAAAAATTCACTCACTAGAATGCACTACTCTGTGGCGGAGGCTTTATGA
- the LOC108457665 gene encoding uncharacterized protein LOC108457665 isoform X2, whose translation MLGSREVDDLSDLKQAILGACLSECVGGDRSGVDDLIEQGHQSKPPQKCLGKRASLSTTVSPPEYDVDEIETSLRWLFSEDLAQSSWSCSASFPTPLKLVSALKGSRQKQGLPTKELTVTWAPDVYDPLPTSVLHTVRGKKQQKLKKNSDKKKKGKKWHKGNNSLRGGGKDNKQFHRGGGSLDKWYNYKPLELHGTVVNDASGNLDGFKVGSTDPYCGTSYLKNSLTRMHYSVAEAL comes from the exons ATGTTGGGTTCCCGAGAGGTAGATGATTTGAGTGACCTTAAACAGGCAATACTTGGTGCTTGTTTGAGTGAATGTGTTGGGGGTGATAGGAGTGGTGTGGACGATTTAATTGAGCAAGGACATCAAAGCAAACCTCCACAGAAGTGTTTAGGCAAGCGTGCCTCATTATCTACTACAGTCTCTCCTCCTGAGTATGATGTTGATGAAATCGAAACTTCATTGAGGTGGCTATTCTCAGAGGATTTGGCGCAGTCATCTTGGTCCTGTTCCGCTTCTTTCCCT ACTCCATTGAAGCTAGTGTCTGCCCTCAAAGGTAGCCGTCAAAAACAGGGATTACCGACAAAGGAGCTGACAGTGACATGGGCCCCTGATGTTTATGATCCTCTGCCAACATCCGTTTTGCACACAGTTAGAGGCAAAAAGCAGCAGAAGTTGAAGAAGAACAGTGATaagaagaaaaaaggaaagaaatggcACAAGGGAAACAACTCCTTGCGTGGTGGTGGTAAAGACAACAAACAGTTTCACAGAGGTGGTGGGAGTTTGGATAAGTGGTATAACTACAAACCACTTGAGCTTCATGGTACGGTAGTCAACGATGCCTCAGGCAACCTTGATGGTTTTAAGGTTGGCAGTACAGACCCCTACTGTGGGACTAGTTATCTGAAAAATTCACTCACTAGAATGCACTACTCTGTGGCGGAGGCTTTATGA
- the LOC108458222 gene encoding organelle RRM domain-containing protein 2, mitochondrial-like translates to MALASRLRRVFTVPSTLSSQFASIRLNSTLTSPKLFISGLSRETTDGQFKEAFNPFGQIVDAKIVRDRATGRSKGFGFVTYTSIEEAEKAREEMNAKFLHGWVIFVDPAKPREFKPTPKSESGPSETGFRTSKTVGWCG, encoded by the exons ATGGCTTTGGCTTCCAGGCTCCGCCGCGTCTTCACCGTGCCTTCCACTCTTTCTTCTCAGTTCGCTTCGATTCGTCTGAATTCGACTCTCACTTCCCCCAAGCTCTTCATTAGCG GTCTTTCAAGAGAAACAACAGATGGACAGTTTAAAGAGGCATTTAATCCGTTTGGCCAGATTGTTGATG CCAAAATTGTAAGAGATAGAGCCACTGGAAGGTCGAAAGGGTTCGGTTTTGTTACATATACATCCATCGAAGAAGCTGAGAAGGCTAGAGAAGAAATGAATGCTAAGTTTTTGCATGGATGGGTTATTTTTGTAGACCCTGCCAAACCAAGGGAATTCAAACCTACACCTAAGTCTGAATCCGGTCCTTCTGAAACAGGTTTTAGAACAAGCAAAACTGTTGGATGGTGCGGGTAG